In a single window of the Bacteroidota bacterium genome:
- a CDS encoding GNAT family N-acetyltransferase, translating into MEIILKDLKNQDDIHKFKDVLTEFYDEIEHDKITDNELLRLITDFINKGIIKVAIYNNEIIGFISLIESYAIYASGKYGVINELYVKPHFRSKGIGEKLMLYANQLKEIKEWSRLELSPPEESKWKRTLNFYLKEGFNPTGVRMKK; encoded by the coding sequence ATGGAAATAATTCTAAAAGATTTAAAAAATCAGGATGATATTCATAAATTTAAGGATGTTTTGACTGAGTTTTATGATGAGATTGAACATGATAAAATAACTGATAATGAGTTGCTACGATTAATTACGGATTTTATTAACAAAGGAATAATTAAGGTCGCAATATATAATAATGAAATAATAGGATTTATTAGTTTAATAGAGTCATATGCAATTTATGCAAGTGGAAAATATGGAGTTATAAATGAATTATATGTAAAACCACATTTTAGGTCTAAAGGAATTGGTGAAAAATTAATGTTGTATGCTAATCAATTAAAAGAAATAAAAGAATGGTCTAGATTAGAACTATCCCCACCCGAGGAATCAAAGTGGAAGAGGACATTGAATTTTTATTTAAAAGAAGGGTTCAATCCAACTGGTGTGAGAATGAAAAAATAA
- a CDS encoding transposase — MSLHFGKLPQHISEKEMNHYLDYRDNLQKQMKLSGIEFLMRFCQHILAKGFVRIRYYGLLSATKRKQLRLLQKEFGIHTPEKREKKNRKTYMKRGQDRIPPPLLRGKLCNTASSANLKVRRD; from the coding sequence GTGAGTTTACACTTCGGCAAGCTACCCCAGCATATCAGCGAGAAAGAGATGAATCACTACCTGGATTACCGCGACAACCTGCAGAAACAAATGAAGCTATCGGGAATCGAGTTCCTGATGCGATTTTGTCAGCACATACTGGCCAAAGGTTTTGTCAGGATCCGGTATTACGGATTACTGTCAGCCACAAAACGCAAACAACTGCGGTTATTGCAAAAGGAGTTTGGCATCCACACTCCGGAAAAAAGAGAAAAGAAAAATAGAAAAACTTATATGAAGCGCGGACAGGACAGGATTCCCCCCCCCCTGCTGCGGGGCAAGCTGTGCAACACAGCTTCATCGGCTAATCTAAAGGTAAGGCGGGATTAG
- a CDS encoding 2-phosphosulfolactate phosphatase, whose product MPGSSSPRTIEVCFSPLLFPHIITREDFIIVLVDILRASTSICTAFANGVSEMIPIATIEEAREYKKKGYLVAAEREGCKLDFADMGNSAFHFMTPDVKGKTIVYSTTNGTQAIDSVKMSGKIVIGAFINRKALADWLTLQNKNVVILCAGWKNLFNLEDTLFAGALTDALLKTDRFLTHCDSAHAAMDLWNVAKGNILGYIEKAAHRHRLKRLGLDDVLEYSFSMDITQVIPVMEGIKLVEAGTL is encoded by the coding sequence ATGCCTGGATCTTCTTCACCCAGAACCATCGAAGTTTGCTTCTCGCCATTATTATTTCCACATATTATTACCAGAGAGGACTTTATTATTGTTTTGGTCGACATCCTGCGAGCTTCCACGTCGATTTGCACAGCTTTCGCTAATGGTGTCAGTGAAATGATTCCTATTGCCACCATTGAGGAAGCCAGGGAATATAAGAAGAAAGGGTATCTGGTGGCTGCTGAACGGGAAGGCTGTAAGCTGGATTTCGCCGACATGGGCAACTCGGCCTTTCATTTTATGACTCCTGATGTCAAAGGGAAAACTATCGTTTACAGCACAACAAATGGCACCCAGGCTATTGACAGTGTGAAAATGTCGGGTAAAATCGTGATAGGAGCCTTTATCAACCGCAAGGCTCTCGCCGATTGGCTTACGCTCCAGAATAAGAATGTGGTAATCCTCTGTGCAGGGTGGAAAAACCTCTTCAATCTTGAAGATACTCTTTTCGCCGGCGCTCTCACCGATGCCCTGCTGAAAACCGACAGATTCCTCACTCACTGTGATTCGGCTCATGCGGCTATGGATTTATGGAATGTAGCAAAAGGTAATATTTTAGGGTATATTGAAAAAGCGGCACACCGCCACAGGTTAAAACGGCTGGGACTCGATGACGTCCTGGAGTACTCATTTTCGATGGATATCACACAAGTTATTCCGGTTATGGAAGGCATCAAATTAGTCGAAGCCGGTACTTTATAG
- a CDS encoding dihydrofolate reductase, translated as MKTIKILIAAFMIVSVFSCKQKTQQPPPSEDFKFFLEKFADLRVMRYRVPGFDSLTLDQKKLIYYLSQAALAGRDIIYDQNYKYNIAIRTTLEEIIRHYTGARESADFKNLMIYAKRVWFSNGIHHHYSTDKFFPEISKEYFASLVTNSEGALFPLLEGEKKEVFIQRMTTLIFDPTVAPKRVSQDASKDLVVNSACNFYEGVTEKEVVAYYESLKKPNDTTPISYGLNSKVIKRDDKVIEETYCTAGLYGAAIEKIVFWLQEALTVTENENQREALQKLIEYYTTGDLKTWDEYNISWVQDLNSQVDYVNGFVENYGDPMGMKATWESVVDFKDKEATKRTEIISANAQWFEDNSPVDPRFKKKEVKGVSAKVITVAQLGGDCYPSTPIGINLPNADWIRKKHGSKSVTMENITYAYDQVSLISGFLEEFGFSQEEIDREKKYGPLAGNINTDLHECLGHASGQLLPGTGTEALKNYHSPLEEARAELFALYYLIDPKLVELGILPSQEAAKAEYDAFMRNGLMTQLVRIEFGKTIEQAHMRSRQLIARWCYEKGANEKVIEKVTKDEKSYYKINDYDKLRNLFGELLKEVQRIKSEGDYEAGKALVENYGVQVDPILHKEVKERYDKLNLAPYGGFVNPVLKPVMKGDEIIDIQIEYPEDYSQQMLYYSDNYSFLPVYN; from the coding sequence ATGAAAACCATTAAAATCCTAATCGCAGCATTTATGATTGTTTCAGTTTTTTCTTGTAAACAAAAAACACAGCAGCCTCCACCTTCTGAGGATTTCAAGTTTTTCCTCGAGAAATTTGCCGATTTGCGAGTCATGCGCTATCGCGTGCCGGGCTTTGACAGCCTGACACTGGACCAGAAAAAACTTATCTATTATCTGAGCCAGGCAGCATTGGCCGGCAGGGATATCATCTATGATCAGAACTATAAATATAACATCGCCATCCGTACCACACTGGAAGAAATCATACGGCATTATACGGGTGCCAGGGAAAGCGCTGATTTCAAAAATCTTATGATCTACGCCAAACGGGTGTGGTTCTCCAATGGCATTCATCACCACTATTCCACCGATAAATTCTTCCCGGAGATATCCAAAGAGTATTTTGCATCACTTGTCACAAACTCTGAAGGAGCCTTATTTCCATTACTGGAAGGTGAAAAGAAAGAGGTCTTCATACAGAGGATGACCACACTCATCTTTGATCCAACAGTTGCTCCGAAGCGTGTCAGCCAGGATGCCTCTAAGGACCTTGTTGTCAATTCAGCATGTAACTTCTATGAAGGCGTCACCGAGAAAGAAGTCGTGGCATATTATGAATCCTTGAAGAAACCCAATGATACAACACCCATATCCTACGGGCTGAATTCAAAAGTCATTAAAAGGGACGATAAGGTCATCGAGGAAACCTATTGTACTGCAGGATTGTACGGTGCTGCCATCGAAAAAATCGTATTCTGGTTGCAGGAAGCTTTGACGGTGACAGAAAACGAAAATCAGCGTGAGGCTCTGCAAAAGCTCATCGAGTACTATACCACCGGGGACCTTAAAACGTGGGATGAATATAATATTTCATGGGTACAGGACCTTAATTCACAGGTGGATTATGTGAATGGATTTGTTGAAAACTATGGCGATCCTATGGGAATGAAAGCCACATGGGAGTCTGTCGTGGATTTCAAAGATAAGGAAGCCACCAAACGGACTGAAATCATCAGTGCCAATGCCCAGTGGTTCGAAGACAATTCGCCTGTCGACCCACGGTTTAAAAAGAAAGAAGTCAAGGGTGTATCTGCTAAGGTCATTACTGTGGCTCAGCTTGGCGGCGACTGTTATCCATCTACCCCGATTGGCATCAACCTGCCTAATGCCGACTGGATCAGGAAAAAGCATGGCTCAAAATCAGTGACAATGGAAAATATCACCTATGCTTATGATCAGGTCTCTTTGATAAGCGGTTTCCTTGAAGAATTTGGCTTTTCGCAGGAGGAAATTGACCGTGAAAAGAAATATGGTCCGCTGGCAGGAAATATCAACACCGACTTGCATGAATGCCTGGGGCATGCTTCCGGACAACTCCTGCCGGGAACGGGCACCGAAGCATTGAAAAATTATCATTCGCCTCTTGAAGAAGCCCGTGCTGAATTGTTTGCCCTGTATTACCTCATAGATCCTAAGCTTGTCGAACTCGGTATTTTACCTTCTCAGGAAGCGGCCAAGGCTGAATATGATGCATTTATGCGGAATGGCCTCATGACTCAGCTTGTCAGGATTGAATTCGGTAAAACCATTGAGCAGGCACACATGCGCTCACGTCAGCTTATAGCCAGGTGGTGTTATGAAAAGGGAGCTAACGAAAAGGTGATAGAAAAAGTCACAAAAGATGAAAAAAGCTACTATAAGATCAATGACTATGACAAGCTCAGAAACCTTTTTGGTGAGCTCCTCAAAGAAGTGCAGCGCATTAAATCGGAAGGAGACTATGAAGCCGGTAAGGCGCTTGTCGAAAACTATGGTGTACAGGTCGATCCCATTCTTCATAAAGAGGTTAAAGAGCGCTATGATAAGCTGAACCTGGCTCCCTATGGCGGTTTTGTCAATCCGGTTCTCAAACCTGTAATGAAAGGGGATGAAATCATTGATATCCAGATCGAATATCCTGAGGACTACTCACAGCAGATGCTGTATTATTCCGACAATTATTCCTTTTTGCCGGTTTATAACTAG
- a CDS encoding alpha/beta fold hydrolase — protein sequence MKNVKSALFIIGSLILSILSASEAFSQQKNPGILQLSGKWSGKVQTLEVVFCITPQEDSVVVTLDSPDQGVMGIPVNGYTFQNDSVIFDVESIGGKFTGKFNPAGPVIEGMWYQGGIGYPLNLTPNDQYTGLLRPQEPKPPYPYIVEDVTFPNKSAGITLAGTLTLPDGGDPFAAAIMVTGSGAQNRDEELLGHKPFLVIADYLTLQGTAVLRYDDRGFGKSTGDMLNSTTGDFATDAYAAFEFLKQDTRINPAKIGIIGHSEGAMIASMVAAEHPDIAFIVMMAGSGLSGEEILFVQSGVLLRASGESEKNIKKVEDFNRKVYKIAISDADREQAKKKLRKAFAGFTKDMTEMEKNRMGFSDYVIEATIRDLLNPWMRYFLRLDIKPYLSRVKCPVLILNGDKDLQVPPKENIPPIEDALRKGGNTDYKVVILPELNHLFQSCESGSPAEYARIQETFSPKALEVISEWVNHKVSQD from the coding sequence ATGAAAAATGTCAAATCTGCGTTATTTATTATTGGTTCATTAATCCTTTCTATATTATCTGCTTCTGAAGCATTTTCACAGCAAAAAAATCCTGGAATTTTGCAATTATCCGGTAAATGGTCGGGAAAGGTACAAACGCTCGAGGTCGTCTTTTGTATTACCCCGCAGGAGGATAGTGTCGTGGTTACCCTTGACAGTCCTGATCAAGGAGTAATGGGTATTCCGGTAAATGGTTATACTTTTCAGAACGACAGTGTGATCTTTGACGTGGAATCAATAGGCGGAAAATTCACTGGTAAATTTAATCCGGCTGGTCCGGTTATCGAAGGAATGTGGTATCAGGGAGGTATTGGATACCCGCTGAATCTCACACCCAATGATCAATATACAGGCCTGTTGCGTCCGCAGGAGCCCAAACCTCCATACCCCTATATTGTAGAAGATGTCACATTTCCAAATAAATCTGCTGGCATAACTTTGGCAGGAACGCTCACTCTCCCTGATGGAGGAGACCCTTTCGCGGCAGCCATTATGGTGACAGGCAGCGGGGCACAAAACAGGGATGAAGAGCTCCTGGGTCATAAACCATTTCTGGTCATAGCCGATTATCTGACACTGCAAGGTACTGCAGTTCTGCGTTACGATGACAGGGGCTTTGGGAAATCCACAGGCGACATGCTGAATTCGACAACAGGGGATTTTGCCACCGATGCCTATGCAGCTTTTGAGTTTCTGAAACAGGATACGCGTATTAATCCGGCTAAAATCGGGATCATCGGGCATAGTGAAGGTGCGATGATTGCTTCGATGGTTGCTGCTGAACACCCCGATATTGCATTTATCGTGATGATGGCCGGCTCAGGCCTGTCAGGTGAAGAAATTCTATTTGTCCAGTCGGGAGTCTTACTTAGGGCATCCGGAGAGAGTGAAAAAAATATAAAGAAAGTTGAGGATTTCAACAGGAAAGTCTATAAAATAGCCATCAGCGATGCCGACAGGGAACAAGCTAAGAAGAAACTTAGAAAAGCTTTTGCCGGCTTTACCAAAGACATGACTGAAATGGAGAAAAACCGCATGGGATTCAGTGACTATGTGATTGAAGCAACGATACGTGATCTGCTTAATCCCTGGATGCGATACTTCCTCAGGCTGGATATTAAACCCTATCTCAGCAGGGTAAAGTGTCCCGTATTAATTCTGAATGGGGATAAGGATCTCCAGGTGCCGCCAAAAGAGAATATCCCTCCTATTGAAGATGCATTACGGAAAGGCGGAAATACTGATTATAAAGTAGTTATCCTGCCAGAGTTAAACCATCTCTTCCAGTCATGCGAATCAGGTTCCCCTGCAGAATATGCCCGTATACAGGAAACATTTTCACCGAAAGCTCTTGAAGTTATTAGCGAATGGGTAAATCATAAAGTATCCCAGGACTAA
- a CDS encoding DUF6141 family protein → MSRLYFKEVQKFTQIWLWVLLSAMVGLFLFFIIKQIVFDQPVGDHPTTDLGLLLTSLIPLATIGLFFSLRLITEVRKEGIFYRFAPFQRKLKLIPWADIEKCYVRKYKPISEYGGWGMRMGSLKHGKAFNVRGNMGLQIEFKNGKRFLIGTQNPQELEGALNKIKNETERYQF, encoded by the coding sequence ATGAGCAGGTTATATTTCAAAGAGGTTCAGAAGTTCACACAGATATGGCTTTGGGTGCTTCTGTCAGCAATGGTAGGATTATTCCTTTTCTTTATAATTAAGCAGATCGTCTTCGATCAGCCCGTGGGTGATCATCCGACAACAGATTTAGGATTACTGCTGACAAGTTTAATTCCACTTGCAACTATTGGTTTATTTTTCTCACTCCGGCTTATAACCGAGGTGAGAAAAGAGGGTATTTTTTACCGCTTTGCACCATTTCAACGAAAATTAAAGTTAATACCATGGGCCGATATTGAAAAGTGTTATGTTAGAAAATATAAGCCAATCAGCGAATATGGCGGCTGGGGCATGCGCATGGGATCATTAAAACATGGTAAAGCGTTCAATGTTAGGGGCAATATGGGATTGCAAATAGAATTCAAGAATGGCAAACGTTTTCTCATTGGCACTCAGAATCCTCAGGAACTGGAAGGAGCGCTGAATAAGATAAAAAATGAAACGGAACGATATCAGTTTTAA
- a CDS encoding M23 family metallopeptidase yields MYPILQRYLLFMLFLAYSGVLSSQSTYPVNDFIPPVDYRIFLSGTFGELRADHFHSGIDIKTGGAEGKKISAVADGYISRINISPFGYGKALYITHPNGYVSVYGHLKSFSPTISEYARRQQYKKESFTIDITLDKDELPVKKGEIIALSGSSGSSGGPHLHFEFRDGLTQQTINPLLFGINVKDAVKPKIQAVKIYALDASTRINGSTDTVIIAVESRGNTYHLSHHDTLIVTGSVAFGIQTFDQQSDDDNPNGIYSIELFQDGRSEFSIVTGKFSFDETRYINALIDYAEFMKSKRRFIRTDILPNNRLSLYKSVNNNGILTFQDEKLHKIEYVVKDVKGNSATLKFYIRSHKPGPFDIKLSAPVSDSSVIFHFDRPNDFTAAGICLHLNENCLYNDINFTYSYSAKKINGHSGIHHVNDIYTPVHDYFDLWIKPDSVPAKYLEKAFLVKLENGLPVYAGGNYDDDFIKAKVRSFGDYAVAVDTVPPVIKAINMTDNMNLNDLDSFMFQISDESSGIKSYKGTLNGEWILMDYDAKNNFLKYEFDDRLKKGQNKFKLIVTDNMNNRNIYQALLNY; encoded by the coding sequence ATGTATCCGATTCTGCAAAGATATCTCCTTTTCATGCTATTTCTGGCTTATTCGGGTGTATTATCTTCGCAAAGTACTTATCCCGTCAATGATTTTATCCCGCCTGTCGATTACAGGATATTCCTGTCAGGCACCTTCGGCGAGTTGCGTGCTGATCACTTTCATTCCGGTATCGACATAAAGACAGGTGGTGCCGAAGGTAAGAAAATATCTGCTGTAGCTGATGGCTATATTTCCCGCATAAATATCTCTCCCTTTGGTTATGGCAAAGCTCTCTACATCACCCACCCTAATGGATATGTTTCCGTTTACGGCCACCTTAAATCATTCAGTCCAACTATCAGTGAGTATGCCCGCCGGCAACAGTACAAAAAGGAATCCTTTACCATTGATATCACCCTGGACAAAGATGAATTGCCCGTAAAAAAAGGAGAGATTATCGCTTTATCAGGCAGTTCAGGCAGCTCAGGCGGTCCTCACCTTCATTTTGAATTCAGGGATGGGCTGACCCAGCAAACGATAAACCCATTGCTTTTCGGAATCAATGTTAAAGATGCCGTCAAACCTAAAATCCAGGCTGTAAAAATCTACGCACTCGATGCCAGCACCCGGATAAACGGTTCAACCGATACGGTTATCATTGCAGTTGAAAGCAGGGGAAACACCTACCATCTGTCGCACCATGATACGCTTATTGTGACAGGGTCAGTCGCTTTTGGCATACAGACTTTTGATCAGCAAAGCGATGATGATAATCCAAACGGCATCTATTCTATTGAACTTTTCCAGGATGGCAGGTCTGAGTTTTCCATTGTAACAGGGAAATTCTCATTTGATGAAACCCGTTATATCAATGCGCTGATTGATTATGCGGAGTTCATGAAATCGAAAAGACGTTTTATCCGGACTGACATCCTTCCAAACAATAGGCTTAGCCTCTATAAATCAGTTAATAACAATGGAATTTTGACTTTTCAGGATGAGAAATTACATAAGATCGAATATGTCGTAAAAGATGTAAAAGGCAATTCAGCCACTCTGAAGTTCTATATCCGTAGCCATAAACCCGGACCCTTTGATATAAAATTATCCGCCCCTGTGAGCGATTCATCTGTAATATTTCACTTTGACCGTCCGAATGATTTTACAGCAGCCGGCATTTGCCTGCATCTTAATGAAAATTGTCTGTATAATGACATTAATTTCACATACAGTTACTCAGCTAAAAAAATCAACGGTCATTCGGGGATACATCATGTAAATGATATCTATACCCCAGTTCATGATTATTTTGATTTGTGGATAAAACCGGATTCGGTTCCGGCAAAATATCTCGAAAAAGCCTTTCTGGTTAAGCTTGAAAATGGGCTGCCTGTTTATGCAGGAGGAAATTATGACGATGACTTTATCAAAGCAAAGGTCAGGAGTTTTGGCGATTATGCAGTGGCCGTTGATACTGTCCCACCCGTCATTAAAGCCATTAATATGACCGATAATATGAATCTGAATGATCTTGATTCATTTATGTTTCAGATATCTGATGAAAGCTCAGGAATTAAATCCTATAAGGGAACATTGAATGGTGAGTGGATACTAATGGATTATGATGCCAAAAATAATTTTCTGAAATATGAGTTTGATGATCGATTGAAAAAAGGTCAAAATAAATTTAAACTCATTGTTACGGATAATATGAATAATAGAAATATTTACCAAGCTCTTTTAAATTATTAA
- a CDS encoding metallophosphoesterase, whose translation MIKAFFVTDLHGKIGRYERLFAEMLNDPPQVLFLGGDLLPHRLRPVQWGDEMIENFVEDYLSKRFLKLKEKMRNNYPEVFLIMGNDDARSEEQYFIDGAHHGHWQYIHQKSIPYKDFIVSGYAYIPPSPFQIKDWEKYDVSRYVDPGCISPNEGFRTVDPPEDIEHGTIAKDLELLVKEKDTSRTVFLFHSPPYRTLLDRAALDGVMFEHVPLDVHVGSIAIKRFIEKYQPLVTMHGHIHESSRLTGQWRERIGQTFAFNAAIDTPHLSLIKFDFNDPSSSERIVLDI comes from the coding sequence ATGATAAAGGCATTTTTTGTCACCGACCTGCATGGGAAGATCGGCCGCTATGAAAGATTATTTGCTGAGATGCTCAATGATCCGCCTCAAGTTCTGTTCCTGGGAGGAGATTTGCTGCCTCACAGGTTACGGCCGGTTCAATGGGGAGACGAGATGATCGAAAATTTTGTGGAGGATTATCTCAGTAAAAGGTTTTTGAAATTAAAAGAAAAGATGAGAAACAATTATCCTGAAGTATTTCTCATCATGGGAAACGATGATGCACGGTCGGAAGAACAATATTTTATTGATGGCGCTCATCATGGTCATTGGCAGTATATTCATCAGAAGTCGATACCTTATAAGGATTTTATTGTTTCAGGATATGCCTATATTCCGCCATCACCTTTTCAAATAAAGGACTGGGAGAAGTATGATGTGTCGCGTTATGTCGACCCGGGATGTATTTCGCCAAATGAGGGTTTCCGCACTGTTGACCCACCTGAGGATATTGAGCATGGAACTATTGCCAAAGACTTAGAACTGCTGGTAAAAGAAAAGGATACATCCCGAACAGTTTTTCTGTTTCATTCTCCACCGTATCGTACACTTTTAGACCGTGCTGCCCTCGATGGTGTGATGTTCGAGCATGTCCCTCTCGATGTCCATGTGGGAAGTATTGCCATTAAACGCTTTATTGAAAAATACCAGCCACTCGTCACCATGCATGGGCATATTCATGAGTCATCAAGACTTACCGGACAGTGGCGGGAACGTATAGGACAGACATTCGCATTTAATGCGGCTATTGATACGCCTCACCTTTCGCTGATAAAATTTGATTTCAATGATCCCTCTTCATCTGAAAGAATTGTACTGGATATATGA
- the guaA gene encoding glutamine-hydrolyzing GMP synthase translates to MEEMILILDFGSQYTQLIARRIRELNVYCEIHPFNASIQPNNTLKGIILSGSPFSVRDTNSPVPVLSQFRKRIPILGICYGAQYLALDNGGEVLPSQIREYGRANLSFIDALDNLMKGMHRGSQVWMSHGDTILSVPAGFKIISSTKDVTIAGFKIKNEPTYGIQFHPEVYHSTEGTVLLRNFVVNICGCSQSWTPDSFIETTVKELKEKLGNDQVVLGLSGGVDSTVAGVLLHKAIGRALHCIFIDNGLLRKNEFENVLVSYKHMGLNVKGIKAGKRFLDALRHVAEPEAKRKIIGKIFIEIFDEQAHKIKNVFWLAQGTIYPDVIESMSVKGPSATIKSHHNVGGLPDIMKLKVIEPLKSLFKDEVRKVGRNLGISNDLISRHPFPGPGLGIRIVGEITTSKVRILQEADDIFISGLKEEGLYDKVWQAFVLLLPVSSVGVMGDERTYENVVVLRSVGSTDGMTADWSQLPYDFLARISNKIINNVKGVNRVVYDISSKPPATIEWE, encoded by the coding sequence ATGGAAGAGATGATTCTTATCCTGGATTTCGGCTCACAGTATACCCAATTAATTGCCAGGCGCATTCGGGAATTAAATGTCTATTGTGAAATACATCCCTTTAACGCTTCAATTCAGCCAAATAATACCCTTAAAGGAATCATCCTTTCCGGCAGCCCGTTTTCAGTCAGAGACACCAATTCTCCTGTGCCTGTTTTGTCCCAATTCAGAAAAAGGATTCCTATCCTGGGGATCTGCTATGGAGCACAGTATCTTGCATTAGATAATGGGGGAGAAGTTTTGCCATCCCAGATCAGGGAATATGGCCGTGCCAACCTGTCTTTTATCGACGCCCTTGACAACCTGATGAAAGGTATGCATCGGGGAAGTCAGGTATGGATGTCACATGGTGATACTATCCTCTCTGTACCCGCTGGTTTTAAGATCATTTCCAGCACCAAAGACGTCACTATTGCCGGATTTAAAATAAAGAACGAACCTACTTATGGCATTCAGTTTCATCCGGAGGTTTACCATTCAACAGAAGGCACAGTTTTACTTAGAAATTTTGTAGTGAATATATGCGGTTGTTCCCAGTCTTGGACACCCGATTCATTCATCGAGACGACGGTGAAGGAACTGAAAGAGAAACTTGGGAACGACCAGGTCGTGCTCGGCTTGTCAGGAGGGGTCGATTCCACTGTAGCGGGAGTATTACTCCATAAAGCAATAGGACGGGCACTTCATTGCATTTTTATTGATAATGGTTTACTTCGTAAAAATGAATTTGAAAATGTGCTCGTTTCTTATAAACATATGGGACTTAATGTAAAAGGTATTAAGGCCGGTAAACGTTTTCTCGATGCTCTCAGGCATGTTGCGGAACCTGAAGCAAAACGGAAAATTATCGGAAAGATTTTCATTGAAATTTTCGATGAGCAAGCTCATAAAATAAAAAATGTATTCTGGCTTGCCCAGGGTACTATTTACCCTGATGTCATTGAATCTATGTCAGTTAAAGGACCATCGGCGACCATTAAATCGCATCACAATGTGGGTGGATTACCCGACATAATGAAGCTGAAGGTTATCGAACCATTAAAAAGTCTTTTTAAGGATGAGGTCCGCAAGGTAGGGCGCAACCTAGGTATCAGTAATGATCTGATTTCAAGGCATCCTTTTCCGGGACCTGGCCTTGGAATCAGAATAGTCGGTGAAATAACAACATCCAAGGTCAGAATCCTGCAGGAAGCTGACGATATATTTATCTCAGGTTTAAAGGAAGAAGGACTCTATGATAAAGTCTGGCAGGCCTTTGTATTATTGTTGCCTGTAAGTTCTGTCGGTGTTATGGGAGATGAACGGACTTACGAAAACGTAGTGGTTCTTAGATCTGTGGGATCTACAGATGGTATGACTGCCGACTGGTCGCAGTTGCCTTATGATTTTCTGGCCCGCATTTCCAATAAGATCATTAACAATGTTAAAGGCGTTAACCGCGTGGTTTATGACATAAGTTCAAAGCCCCCGGCAACCATTGAGTGGGAATAA